A genome region from Dreissena polymorpha isolate Duluth1 chromosome 16, UMN_Dpol_1.0, whole genome shotgun sequence includes the following:
- the LOC127862099 gene encoding uncharacterized protein LOC127862099, with product MSIYTLIVTLAMIALVVSKHPPDISSLRITGCQCFGGSNSCSFRQIGHALRGHVTPSFDGAKIRCTETPLTNAIRTIYGWDVTCDIPSTSGRFEISYNGAQNQLCGTSFDRVTLQSCSFVGRPCSAFG from the exons ATGTCGATATACACACTCATTGTCACGCTTGCGATGATTGCACTCGTGGTCTCCAAGCATCCGCCAGACATCAGTTCGCTAAGAATCACAGGATGCCAGTGCTTCGGAGGAAGTAACTCGTGCAGCTTCCGACAGATTGGCCACGCCCTTCGCGGACATGTAACACCATCATTCGATGGAGCCAAG ATCCGATGCACCGAAACACCACTAACGAACGCCATAAGAACAATATACGGTTGGGACGTCACATGTGATATACCATCCACTTCCGGGCGATTTGAAATCAGCTACAACGGCGCCCAGAACCAGCTTTGCGGTACCAGCTTCGATCGTGTCACGCTACAGAGTTGTTCGTTCGTCGGCCGCCCGTGCAGTGCTTTCGGCTaa